The Methanobacterium sp. genome contains the following window.
ACTCTATCAGAAAAAGGGCTGCCAAGGCATTGGGTGGTTCAGATGATGAAAGAGCTGTTTTAGGCCTTATTGATTCTTTGAAATATCATGAATGGTTTACTAATCACAAAGTTATAAATAGTGTGAGGGTTTATTCTGCTGAATCTTTAGGGGTCATCGGCGACCCACGTGCTATTATGCCTTTGATGGAATCATTAGAAGAAGATCCCATTGCAGAAGTTAGAGAAAAAGCTGCCTGGGCACTTGGAAGGTTCGACACCATCGAATCAATTGATGCTCTTACTTGTGCATTGTATGATGAAGAATGGATGGTAAGAAAATCGGCTGCCAATTCGCTGGGAACACTCCAAGCGATTGATAAAATTCCCTATCTATATGAGTTGTTTGATGATGAAAACGAACTTGTCCGTAATGAAGCTTTAATAGCTCTGGGAAAGATGGGTGAATCCAAGGCTATAGAAATACTATTAAATTATTTAAGTGATCAAGACCGTGATGTTAACTTAAGATCACTGGCTGCATTTGAAGAAATAGGCACCCCAGCAGTAGAACCGCTTAAAAAAGCACTTAAAAGTGGAGATTGGCAAGTGCGTCTGCGTGCAGTTGAAGCGTTGGAGCAAATTGGTGGTGAAACTGTACAAAAAGAATTAATTAGCCTTATACATGGATTTTTTTCAAAAGATAATAATTATCTTGTAAGAGCCAAAGCAGCCGAAGTTCTAGGAGTAATCGGCGATGAAAAAGCTTTAAAACCTCTTAGGAAAGCGTGTGACGATAATCATGAAATTGTCAGATACAATGCAAAACAGGCCATCCGGGAAATAATCAAAAACATCAATAAATATGAGATATGGAATTTTGATAATGGAGAAATATCATTCAATTTCACTCGTAATTGGGAGATGATAAGCACTGCTGATCCTAAGAAGGTAGTTAAAGGACAGTACGATAATAACACCATTACTTTTTCAATAACCAGGAATGAAGATGTGTTTGATATTTCTGTTAAGGAATTTTCTCAAATGCTTAAACATGTTTTTGACATTCAGAACACTGCGCTTATCAAAGAAAAAGAGTTCACTAAAGATGACATGGATTGTTATCTTCTTTTGGGTGAAAATCAAAAGGTTTACCCCACCAAAATTATTATTATTTCATTCAAAAAGTACGACTTACTGTTTTATCTTTGGTTTGCAGGGGATCCTTTTGCACTTGAAAGTTCAAAGGATGAAATAAGCCTTATAGTAAATAGTTTCAAAATATCTGGTTAAACTTTTTATAAAAGATTTCAGATCGTGTCTTTTATAAAAAACCAAACAAGTTATGGGTTTTTGATTTTATAAATTCTTTAGTAGAAGAATGTTCTTCAATAGAATATTCTTCATCTTCCAGATATTCCTGTTCTAGGCCGTCATCAGATCCATTAAAATCATCTATATTGTTTTGGCCAGTTATATGGTAGTATTTTCCACTAATTTGCGTGTCATCTTTTTTTGACTCAAATTTTTGTGAATAATATTTTCCCATCTAACTCCTCCCACAATAAATTGTTCTTGTTAAACAATATGTCAACGATCTATAAAAATCTTTTTCTTATCTGAATATTTCTTAATTAATTAGTGAAATTTATTATCCAATTTTTTTTTAAAAAAAATGGATTAGTTGAAAATTTATGGAAAAATTAGCCAAAAATCAAAAATCGTGTTTAAGTCCACATTTATAGTTGCACATATATCCTAATTGATCAATATACAATGATTTCTAAGAATTTCCGAGATCCTGTCTAATGTAATAATATTCTCGATGTTTATTCATAAATTTTTTTTAAAAATCTCCACTATCTACACTTTCAGAATATTTTGATAAAAATTTAGGGAAGTAATAATTATTTGCAAGGTATGAAAATTTATGAAAAAAAGTAAACGCATTATGTTAATAAAATTAAAGATGAACAATTATTTTAGAAATATATCAAAAATACTCATGACATCTATACCAACTGATATCAGAATGGTTATTTAAGGAAGTTTAATTTATCACAAATTTTGTATTACATTTTGGAAATTTACTTCGTTAAACCCTGATATAACGAACTTAATTTTTGATTTTTTTTAGGGAGCTTAATCAATTATCATTTCTGTCACAATCTGAACTTCGTAAAGAGTGAAAAACACAAAGTTTGAAAAAAACAAGATCAAATTTTAACTGTGACCAAACTTAATGGGTTAGAAAAAAAAGTGGTTCTTTAAGGCGGATCTTCACATTGATAGTTACGCCAAGCGTGGTGTTAAGGAAGATTATAGGCTAAGAAACCCGCTATAAGATCATAATCCATTTATGAATATTCCATCCTAAACAATGCAAAGAGGAACGATCAAGTCGATTAATTTTTACAAGCTTTTAGTTTCTTTTAATCATGTCCGATATGTCCGATATATGACCGTTATATGACCGTTATATGTACGATATGTCCGTTATCATAAAAGTTCATATTTCCTTCCTTTTTTCTCACCCACTGCTATTATGAGTTTTTTATCCAATAAATCAACTAGATATCGTCTAAGTGTCCTTTCACTTATACCTGGAGAAATGCGTAAGAAATCCGACATGGTTAAAGAACCGTGTTCTTGCATATAAGACACTGCCTGGATTTGACTACGATTAAGACCAATACTTTCCAGATATTCCTTAGTATACACGTTTTTCATCATGTAAACCGAAAATCCGGCAAATTCTTCTTTAAAATCAGGTTCAGGGAG
Protein-coding sequences here:
- a CDS encoding HEAT repeat domain-containing protein, with amino-acid sequence MGSSIDENQYASQGNIEYLISALNDKDYSIRKRAAKALGGSDDERAVLGLIDSLKYHEWFTNHKVINSVRVYSAESLGVIGDPRAIMPLMESLEEDPIAEVREKAAWALGRFDTIESIDALTCALYDEEWMVRKSAANSLGTLQAIDKIPYLYELFDDENELVRNEALIALGKMGESKAIEILLNYLSDQDRDVNLRSLAAFEEIGTPAVEPLKKALKSGDWQVRLRAVEALEQIGGETVQKELISLIHGFFSKDNNYLVRAKAAEVLGVIGDEKALKPLRKACDDNHEIVRYNAKQAIREIIKNINKYEIWNFDNGEISFNFTRNWEMISTADPKKVVKGQYDNNTITFSITRNEDVFDISVKEFSQMLKHVFDIQNTALIKEKEFTKDDMDCYLLLGENQKVYPTKIIIISFKKYDLLFYLWFAGDPFALESSKDEISLIVNSFKISG